One genomic segment of Garra rufa chromosome 13, GarRuf1.0, whole genome shotgun sequence includes these proteins:
- the cep135 gene encoding centrosomal protein of 135 kDa isoform X1: MTMTTSAERKFINLRKRLDQLGYRQPLAIESLPLVEKLFSDLVHTTESLRNAKLAAGKTEKESRNVDAVLEPYKAENARLVKENNELHLGLLKLREEKDRISRELKAYVRKLDHETSDLKFLNNQYVHKVRSLEQDSKAKTERILQLQEKNMQAVVQTPGGKKRSIPFRRQRMQIDELLPPSIGPIPQSVAQPDDPYIADLLQVADDRIQELQKEVAQLRLDLERAQGGIKHLNTQVEERDKEIERLNRALDGGRPNDVISLEAQNISNEKLIAHLNLQIEYLQETNRSLEQRIDGLQQRKKTVSSEVADLSARNQELCQELTEIDQLAQQLEKDKEMVLETADMELQEAKKEIQRQQRELGNLEEVIATLRRDMAEGDHVKDRLRDQLLDLQEQNDKMEGLIHFLEDDKKRLQDKVEAMTQADKEMILELERMRARHGMCGKDQSPSRLDSFVKSLEEERNYYKQELERYRLLRGRTDKSPTPSPGRGRSPRGRGSWHGKFGADIYNRDGDAELSHALKERDELQSVLLGFEKHMEDIQTRVKLLTAERDQLSSQYQQTQEELRRVQRELESSQLQYRIRDDREQTEAELQRVTAERDALRDRLKVAQTTALTDREQEEIRILDLENTIEMLERERADLRAQVAVLKESHVAVERELKARSAVLLQNVEEATQQRAESSALRLLQDQMEQSLSDVQHRLSVKTNELQAAHQQIDRLEEKIADLSRHGSSQKDEVAALQSTIASLDREKDALQDAVDQKTESMVLLQEEIHRKEKTLLEVRLTVTDLENSLDQLKGTLSSREREIASLRRQLDQSQEELSAVSRDREVALRENRRLQDDLATMTRENQAVHAEMQDALNERDELKLRVHSYISEVARIESMMAAKEQENRDMLERFRTIHTESEDREVKLQQAEGLNNSIRLELLSSDTERRHLRERVSLQDREIQEHLNALQAYEAQVSSLARAMSRLEEEGQAARAEKASVLADLASVRELCVKLDSSKELTVRQLTTKSMELERVTGELEDVRSETELLKKQLASERLAVRNLETLLSTNRQKEFQTHLSASEKESELKVLKDRLALADSKTAGHAREVSQLRGKVSQLQTEMDVLKRQLTTERFERERAVQEMRRQGLSFSSLRSSSPLSTSLSPRPASPERSILRTPEHSVDKIPEKSVSFKE, translated from the exons tGACCTGGTCCACACCACAGAGAGCCTTAGGAATGCCAAGCTTGCTGCAGGAAAGACGGAAAAAGAAAGCCGAAATGTTGATGCTGTTCTGGAGCCGTATAAAGCTGAAAATGCCAGACTAGTCAAAGAAAACAATGAGCTGCACCTTGGGCTGTTAAAACTGAGAGAAGAAAAGGATCGGATCAGCCGAG AGCTGAAAGCCTACGTCAGGAAACTGGACCATGAAACCTCAGATCTGAAATTCCTCAATAATCAGTATGTGCACAAAGTCCGGTCTCTCGAGCAGGACAGCAAAGCCAAAACAGAGCGTATTCTGCAGCTCCAGGAGAAGAACATGCAAGCTGTTGTTCAGACACCAG GAGGGAAGAAGCGATCAATCCCGTTTAGACGCCAGCGAATGCAGATAGATGAACTCCTCCCACCTTCCATTGGCCCCATCCCTCAATCTGTGGCACAACCAGATGATCCTTACATCGCTGACCTTCTTCAGGTGGCTGACGACAG GATACAGGAGCTTCAAAAGGAAGTGGCACAGCTGAGGCTTGACCTGGAGAGAGCGCAGGGAGGAATTAAACATCTCAACACTCAG GTGGAAGAGCGAGATAAAGAGATTGAGCGCTTGAATCGTGCTCTGGATGGTGGTCGACCAAATGATGTCATCTCTCTGGAGgctcaaaacatcagtaatgAAAAACTTATTGCTCATCTGAACCTGCAG ATAGAGTATCTGCAGGAGACCAACAGATCTTTGGAACAGAGAATTGACGGACTGCAGCAGAGGAAGAAGACTGTGTCAAGTGAGGTGGCTGATCTGAGCGCTCGAAATCAAGAGCTGTGTCAGGAGCTCACTGAGATAGACCAGCTCGCCCAGCAGCTAGAAAAAGACAAAGAGATGGTTCTAGAGACTGCCGACATGGAGCTGCAAGAGGCCAAG AAAGAGATTCAGCGTCAACAGCGGGAGCTAGGAAACCTGGAGGAGGTCATCGCTACATTAAGACGA GATATGGCAGAGGGAGATCACGTGAAAGACCGTCTGAGAGATCAGCTGCTTGATCTTCAAGAACAAAATGACAAGATGGAGGGCCTGATACACTTTCTGGAAGATGACAAAAAGAGACTTCAGGATAAAGTAGAAGCAATGACACAGGCTG ATAAGGAAATGATTCTAGAATTGGAGCGGATGCGTGCAAGGCATGGGATGTGTGGCAAGGATCAGTCTCCATCCCGTCTGGATTCCTTTGTGAAAAGTTTAGAGGAGGAAAGGAATTACTACAAACAGGAGCTGGAGCGATACCGCCTGCTTAGGGGCAGGACGGACAAAAGCCCCACACCTAGTCCAGGCAGGGGGAGGAGCCCCAGAGGAAGAGGCAGCTGGCATGGAAAGTTTGGAGCTGACATTTACAAT AGAGATGGCGACGCAGAGCTTTCACATGCACTGAAGGAGAGGGATGAGCTACAGTCAGTGCTGCTGGGCTTTGAGAAACACATGGAAGACATCCAGACCAGAGTTAAACTACTGACTGCAGAGAGAGACCAGCTCAGCTCTCAGTACCAGCAG ACCCAAGAGGAGCTGAGACGTGTCCAAAGGGAGCTAGAGTCCTCTCAACTCCAGTACAGGatcagagatgacagggaacagACTGAAGCTGAACTCCAGAGAGTTACTGCCGAGAGAGACGCGCTTAGAGACAGACTcaag GTTGCCCAGACCACAGCTCTGACAGACCGAGAACAGGAGGAGATCAGGATTCTTGACCTGGAGAACACCATTGAGATG CTGGAGAGAGAGAGGGCCGATCTGCGTGCTCAGGTGGCTGTGCTGAAGGAGAGTCATGTTGCTGTTGAGAGGGAGCTGAAGGCTCGTTCAGCAGTGCTGCTGCAGAATGTAGAAGAGGCCACACAGCAGAGAGCCGAGAGCAGTGCGCTCAg GCTTCTGCAGGACCAGATGGAGCAGTCTCTCTCAGATGTTCAGCACAGATTATCTGTCAAAACCAATGAACTGCAGGCAGCTCACCAACAGATCGACAGACTAGAAGAGAAAATCG CTGATCTGAGCAGACACGGTTCATCTCAGAAGGATGAGGTTGCAGCTCTGCAGAGCACAATAGCCTCTCTAGACAGAGAGAAAGATGCCCTGCAGGATGCCGTGGACCAGAAGACTGAGAGTATGGTCCTGCTACAAGAGGAGATCCACAGGAAG GAAAAGACTCTTTTGGAAGTCCGGCTTACAGTGACAGACTTGGAGAATTCTCTAGA TCAGCTGAAGGGAACGTTGAGCAGTCGAGAGAGAGAAATTGCCAGCCTGCGCAGACAGCTGGACCAATCACAAGAGGAGCTCTCAGCTGTTAGTCGAGACAGAGAGGTTGCGCTGAGAGAAAACCGCAGGTTACAGGACGATCTGGCCACCATGACCAGAGAAAACCAG GCGGTGCACGCAGAGATGCAGGATGCTCTGAATGAGAGGGATGAACTGAAGCTCAGAGTTCACTCGTACATCTCAGAGGTGGCGCGGATAGAAAGCATGATGGCTGCCAAG GAACAGGAGAACAGGGACATGCTGGAGCGTTTCCGGACCATCCACACCGAGTCGGAAGATAGAGAGGTGAAGCTGCAGCAGGCTGAGGGGCTAAACAACTCTATCAGACTGGAGCTGCTCTCATCCGACACAGAGCGCAGACACCTCAGAGAGAGAGTTTCACTGCAAGACAGAGAGATACAGGAG CACTTGAATGCTTTGCAAGCATATGAGGCTCAGGTATCGTCGCTGGCACGGGCAATGTCTCGTTTGGAAGAGGAGGGCCAGGCGGCTCGAGCTGAGAAAGCCTCAGTGCTGGCAGATCTGGCCTCTGTCAGAGAACTGTGCGTTAAGCTCGACTCCAGCAAAGAACTCACCGTTCGCCAGCTGACGACTAAGAGCATGGAGCTGGAGAGA GTGACGGGTGAACTGGAGGATGTGCGCTCTGAGACAGAGCTTTTGAAAAAGCAGCTGGCAAGTGAACGGCTAGCGGTACGCAATCTAGAGACGCTGCTCTCCACCAATCGACAGAAGGAGTTTCAGACGCACTTGAGTGCCAGCGAGAAAGAGTCTGAGCTCAAAGTGCTGAAGGACCGACTCGCTCTTGCTGACAGCAAAAC GGCCGGTCATGCTAGAGAGGTTTCTCAGCTGCGCGGAAAAGTGTCTCAGCTACAGACAGAAATGGACGTCCTCAAGAGACAGCTTACCACTGAGCGCTTTGAAAG GGAGAGAGCTGTGCAGGAAATGCGCAGACAGGGCTTATCTTTTTCTTCTTTGCGAAGCTCCTCCCCTCTCAGTACCTCTCTCAGTCCCCGGCCTGCTTCTCCTGAGCGCTCCATCCTCCGCACACCAGAGCACTCCGTAGACAAAATACCAGAAAA AAGTGTGAGCTTTAAGGAATGA
- the cep135 gene encoding centrosomal protein of 135 kDa isoform X2 produces MTMTTSAERKFINLRKRLDQLGYRQPLAIESLPLVEKLFSDLVHTTESLRNAKLAAGKTEKESRNVDAVLEPYKAENARLVKENNELHLGLLKLREEKDRISRELKAYVRKLDHETSDLKFLNNQYVHKVRSLEQDSKAKTERILQLQEKNMQAVVQTPGGKKRSIPFRRQRMQIDELLPPSIGPIPQSVAQPDDPYIADLLQVADDRIQELQKEVAQLRLDLERAQGGIKHLNTQVEERDKEIERLNRALDGGRPNDVISLEAQNISNEKLIAHLNLQIEYLQETNRSLEQRIDGLQQRKKTVSSEVADLSARNQELCQELTEIDQLAQQLEKDKEMVLETADMELQEAKKEIQRQQRELGNLEEVIATLRRDMAEGDHVKDRLRDQLLDLQEQNDKMEGLIHFLEDDKKRLQDKVEAMTQADKEMILELERMRARHGMCGKDQSPSRLDSFVKSLEEERNYYKQELERYRLLRGRTDKSPTPSPGRGRSPRGRGSWHGKFGADIYNRDGDAELSHALKERDELQSVLLGFEKHMEDIQTRVKLLTAERDQLSSQYQQTQEELRRVQRELESSQLQYRIRDDREQTEAELQRVTAERDALRDRLKVAQTTALTDREQEEIRILDLENTIEMLERERADLRAQVAVLKESHVAVERELKARSAVLLQNVEEATQQRAESSALRLLQDQMEQSLSDVQHRLSVKTNELQAAHQQIDRLEEKIADLSRHGSSQKDEVAALQSTIASLDREKDALQDAVDQKTESMVLLQEEIHRKEKTLLEVRLTVTDLENSLDQLKGTLSSREREIASLRRQLDQSQEELSAVSRDREVALRENRRLQDDLATMTRENQAVHAEMQDALNERDELKLRVHSYISEVARIESMMAAKEQENRDMLERFRTIHTESEDREVKLQQAEGLNNSIRLELLSSDTERRHLRERVSLQDREIQEHLNALQAYEAQVSSLARAMSRLEEEGQAARAEKASVLADLASVRELCVKLDSSKELTVRQLTTKSMELERVTGELEDVRSETELLKKQLASERLAVRNLETLLSTNRQKEFQTHLSASEKESELKVLKDRLALADSKTAGHAREVSQLRGKVSQLQTEMDVLKRQLTTERFERERAVQEMRRQGLSFSSLRSSSPLSTSLSPRPASPERSILRTPEHSVDKIPEK; encoded by the exons tGACCTGGTCCACACCACAGAGAGCCTTAGGAATGCCAAGCTTGCTGCAGGAAAGACGGAAAAAGAAAGCCGAAATGTTGATGCTGTTCTGGAGCCGTATAAAGCTGAAAATGCCAGACTAGTCAAAGAAAACAATGAGCTGCACCTTGGGCTGTTAAAACTGAGAGAAGAAAAGGATCGGATCAGCCGAG AGCTGAAAGCCTACGTCAGGAAACTGGACCATGAAACCTCAGATCTGAAATTCCTCAATAATCAGTATGTGCACAAAGTCCGGTCTCTCGAGCAGGACAGCAAAGCCAAAACAGAGCGTATTCTGCAGCTCCAGGAGAAGAACATGCAAGCTGTTGTTCAGACACCAG GAGGGAAGAAGCGATCAATCCCGTTTAGACGCCAGCGAATGCAGATAGATGAACTCCTCCCACCTTCCATTGGCCCCATCCCTCAATCTGTGGCACAACCAGATGATCCTTACATCGCTGACCTTCTTCAGGTGGCTGACGACAG GATACAGGAGCTTCAAAAGGAAGTGGCACAGCTGAGGCTTGACCTGGAGAGAGCGCAGGGAGGAATTAAACATCTCAACACTCAG GTGGAAGAGCGAGATAAAGAGATTGAGCGCTTGAATCGTGCTCTGGATGGTGGTCGACCAAATGATGTCATCTCTCTGGAGgctcaaaacatcagtaatgAAAAACTTATTGCTCATCTGAACCTGCAG ATAGAGTATCTGCAGGAGACCAACAGATCTTTGGAACAGAGAATTGACGGACTGCAGCAGAGGAAGAAGACTGTGTCAAGTGAGGTGGCTGATCTGAGCGCTCGAAATCAAGAGCTGTGTCAGGAGCTCACTGAGATAGACCAGCTCGCCCAGCAGCTAGAAAAAGACAAAGAGATGGTTCTAGAGACTGCCGACATGGAGCTGCAAGAGGCCAAG AAAGAGATTCAGCGTCAACAGCGGGAGCTAGGAAACCTGGAGGAGGTCATCGCTACATTAAGACGA GATATGGCAGAGGGAGATCACGTGAAAGACCGTCTGAGAGATCAGCTGCTTGATCTTCAAGAACAAAATGACAAGATGGAGGGCCTGATACACTTTCTGGAAGATGACAAAAAGAGACTTCAGGATAAAGTAGAAGCAATGACACAGGCTG ATAAGGAAATGATTCTAGAATTGGAGCGGATGCGTGCAAGGCATGGGATGTGTGGCAAGGATCAGTCTCCATCCCGTCTGGATTCCTTTGTGAAAAGTTTAGAGGAGGAAAGGAATTACTACAAACAGGAGCTGGAGCGATACCGCCTGCTTAGGGGCAGGACGGACAAAAGCCCCACACCTAGTCCAGGCAGGGGGAGGAGCCCCAGAGGAAGAGGCAGCTGGCATGGAAAGTTTGGAGCTGACATTTACAAT AGAGATGGCGACGCAGAGCTTTCACATGCACTGAAGGAGAGGGATGAGCTACAGTCAGTGCTGCTGGGCTTTGAGAAACACATGGAAGACATCCAGACCAGAGTTAAACTACTGACTGCAGAGAGAGACCAGCTCAGCTCTCAGTACCAGCAG ACCCAAGAGGAGCTGAGACGTGTCCAAAGGGAGCTAGAGTCCTCTCAACTCCAGTACAGGatcagagatgacagggaacagACTGAAGCTGAACTCCAGAGAGTTACTGCCGAGAGAGACGCGCTTAGAGACAGACTcaag GTTGCCCAGACCACAGCTCTGACAGACCGAGAACAGGAGGAGATCAGGATTCTTGACCTGGAGAACACCATTGAGATG CTGGAGAGAGAGAGGGCCGATCTGCGTGCTCAGGTGGCTGTGCTGAAGGAGAGTCATGTTGCTGTTGAGAGGGAGCTGAAGGCTCGTTCAGCAGTGCTGCTGCAGAATGTAGAAGAGGCCACACAGCAGAGAGCCGAGAGCAGTGCGCTCAg GCTTCTGCAGGACCAGATGGAGCAGTCTCTCTCAGATGTTCAGCACAGATTATCTGTCAAAACCAATGAACTGCAGGCAGCTCACCAACAGATCGACAGACTAGAAGAGAAAATCG CTGATCTGAGCAGACACGGTTCATCTCAGAAGGATGAGGTTGCAGCTCTGCAGAGCACAATAGCCTCTCTAGACAGAGAGAAAGATGCCCTGCAGGATGCCGTGGACCAGAAGACTGAGAGTATGGTCCTGCTACAAGAGGAGATCCACAGGAAG GAAAAGACTCTTTTGGAAGTCCGGCTTACAGTGACAGACTTGGAGAATTCTCTAGA TCAGCTGAAGGGAACGTTGAGCAGTCGAGAGAGAGAAATTGCCAGCCTGCGCAGACAGCTGGACCAATCACAAGAGGAGCTCTCAGCTGTTAGTCGAGACAGAGAGGTTGCGCTGAGAGAAAACCGCAGGTTACAGGACGATCTGGCCACCATGACCAGAGAAAACCAG GCGGTGCACGCAGAGATGCAGGATGCTCTGAATGAGAGGGATGAACTGAAGCTCAGAGTTCACTCGTACATCTCAGAGGTGGCGCGGATAGAAAGCATGATGGCTGCCAAG GAACAGGAGAACAGGGACATGCTGGAGCGTTTCCGGACCATCCACACCGAGTCGGAAGATAGAGAGGTGAAGCTGCAGCAGGCTGAGGGGCTAAACAACTCTATCAGACTGGAGCTGCTCTCATCCGACACAGAGCGCAGACACCTCAGAGAGAGAGTTTCACTGCAAGACAGAGAGATACAGGAG CACTTGAATGCTTTGCAAGCATATGAGGCTCAGGTATCGTCGCTGGCACGGGCAATGTCTCGTTTGGAAGAGGAGGGCCAGGCGGCTCGAGCTGAGAAAGCCTCAGTGCTGGCAGATCTGGCCTCTGTCAGAGAACTGTGCGTTAAGCTCGACTCCAGCAAAGAACTCACCGTTCGCCAGCTGACGACTAAGAGCATGGAGCTGGAGAGA GTGACGGGTGAACTGGAGGATGTGCGCTCTGAGACAGAGCTTTTGAAAAAGCAGCTGGCAAGTGAACGGCTAGCGGTACGCAATCTAGAGACGCTGCTCTCCACCAATCGACAGAAGGAGTTTCAGACGCACTTGAGTGCCAGCGAGAAAGAGTCTGAGCTCAAAGTGCTGAAGGACCGACTCGCTCTTGCTGACAGCAAAAC GGCCGGTCATGCTAGAGAGGTTTCTCAGCTGCGCGGAAAAGTGTCTCAGCTACAGACAGAAATGGACGTCCTCAAGAGACAGCTTACCACTGAGCGCTTTGAAAG GGAGAGAGCTGTGCAGGAAATGCGCAGACAGGGCTTATCTTTTTCTTCTTTGCGAAGCTCCTCCCCTCTCAGTACCTCTCTCAGTCCCCGGCCTGCTTCTCCTGAGCGCTCCATCCTCCGCACACCAGAGCACTCCGTAGACAAAATACCAGAAAAGTGA